A stretch of the Vicinamibacteria bacterium genome encodes the following:
- the glpK gene encoding glycerol kinase GlpK encodes MPAAVLALDQGTTGSTALAFSHDGQVLGRAYSEFKQFYPQPGWVEHDPEEIWQVSRRVMKEALDAAGVGPGELRAIGVTNQRETTVVWERKTGRPVHPAIVWQSRQTAEICERLRRDGHEPTFRERTGLVLDPYFSGTKIRWILDRYPELRAGAAAGDVLFGTIDTWLLFRLTDGAVHATDPTNASRTLIFDIHERRWDPRLLQILDIPPAMLPEVRPSSGFFGETAPKSGLPAGVPVSGIAGDQQAALFGQGCWEPGLAKNTYGTGCFVMMNMGRKRVKSTGGLLATLCCDATGSPVYALEGSIFIAGAAVQWLRDELGLIHNAAETEAIAAGLKDTGGVYIVPAFAGLGAPYWDMGARGAIVGLTRGAGRRHLIRATLESIAYQTRDVIDVMNVESGIPIRELRVDGGGAANAFLM; translated from the coding sequence ATGCCCGCCGCCGTCCTCGCCCTCGATCAGGGCACGACCGGGAGCACCGCCCTCGCTTTCTCGCACGACGGCCAGGTGTTGGGCCGCGCTTACTCCGAGTTCAAGCAGTTCTACCCCCAGCCGGGTTGGGTGGAGCACGACCCGGAGGAGATTTGGCAAGTCAGCCGCCGGGTCATGAAGGAGGCTCTGGACGCGGCCGGGGTGGGACCGGGAGAGCTCAGGGCCATCGGCGTCACCAACCAGCGCGAGACCACGGTGGTGTGGGAGCGGAAAACCGGTCGGCCGGTTCATCCCGCGATCGTCTGGCAGAGCCGCCAGACCGCGGAGATTTGCGAGCGCCTGCGGAGGGACGGCCATGAGCCTACCTTCCGCGAGCGTACCGGCCTCGTCCTCGACCCCTACTTCTCAGGGACGAAGATTCGCTGGATTCTGGACCGCTACCCCGAGCTTCGGGCGGGCGCCGCGGCTGGAGACGTGCTCTTTGGGACCATCGACACCTGGCTGCTCTTTCGGCTCACCGACGGCGCCGTCCACGCCACCGATCCCACCAATGCCTCGCGGACGCTGATCTTCGACATCCACGAGCGGCGGTGGGATCCCCGCCTCCTCCAGATCCTCGACATCCCCCCCGCCATGCTTCCCGAGGTGCGGCCGAGCAGCGGGTTCTTCGGGGAGACCGCGCCCAAGTCCGGCCTGCCCGCAGGGGTCCCCGTTTCCGGGATCGCCGGCGACCAGCAGGCCGCCCTTTTCGGGCAGGGATGCTGGGAGCCCGGTCTTGCCAAGAACACCTACGGCACCGGCTGTTTCGTGATGATGAACATGGGCCGGAAGCGGGTGAAGAGCACCGGGGGCCTTCTCGCCACCCTTTGCTGCGACGCCACCGGGAGTCCCGTCTACGCCCTGGAGGGGTCCATCTTCATCGCGGGAGCAGCGGTGCAGTGGCTGCGCGACGAACTCGGCCTCATCCACAACGCCGCGGAAACCGAGGCCATCGCGGCCGGGCTAAAGGACACGGGAGGGGTCTACATCGTCCCCGCCTTCGCCGGCCTCGGTGCTCCCTATTGGGATATGGGCGCGCGGGGGGCCATCGTGGGCCTCACTCGGGGCGCGGGACGCCGCCACCTCATTCGCGCCACCCTGGAGAGCATTGCCTACCAGACCCGCGACGTGATCGACGTCATGAACGTCGAGTCCGGGATCCCCATCCGGGAGCTCCGGGTGGATGGCGGGGGGGCGGCCAACGCGTTCCTCATG
- a CDS encoding lysophospholipid acyltransferase family protein, translating into MRALRSSAFLAVYAIHMLLTFGAVQRFLVWPLALLWPARRRNIVGWWFRLQAHLTLAMARVLANVRITIQGAIEPGTCVVVMNHQSVLDIPIAYALVRGPYPLIPTRARYRYGMPAVSPLIRLGRLPLVRQEPGSARADVKSMQAAAEQVAREEHSLLIFAEGHRTRDGEIGPFMRTGLKVVLARARRPVYCIVEDGLWHVRTFADVCLRFADSSAEVVVLGPFEAPAGKDIEGFIESLRERMVTALREIRARRQGREGTAA; encoded by the coding sequence ATGCGGGCGCTCCGCAGCAGCGCGTTCCTCGCTGTCTACGCCATCCACATGCTCCTCACGTTCGGCGCCGTCCAGCGTTTTCTCGTCTGGCCCCTGGCCCTCCTATGGCCTGCGCGTCGCCGGAATATCGTGGGCTGGTGGTTCCGCCTCCAAGCGCACTTGACCCTGGCCATGGCGCGGGTGCTCGCCAACGTGCGGATCACGATCCAGGGGGCGATTGAGCCGGGGACCTGTGTGGTGGTCATGAACCACCAGTCCGTTCTCGACATTCCCATCGCCTATGCCCTGGTGCGGGGGCCCTACCCGCTCATCCCCACCCGCGCCCGGTACCGGTACGGCATGCCCGCGGTGTCACCCCTAATCCGGCTGGGCCGGCTTCCCCTGGTCCGGCAGGAGCCGGGGTCGGCGCGGGCGGATGTCAAGAGCATGCAGGCCGCGGCCGAGCAGGTGGCGCGGGAGGAGCACTCCCTGCTGATCTTCGCGGAGGGGCATCGCACCCGGGACGGCGAGATCGGTCCATTCATGCGGACGGGCCTGAAGGTCGTCCTGGCCCGCGCCCGGCGTCCCGTCTACTGCATCGTGGAAGACGGGCTCTGGCACGTGCGCACGTTCGCCGATGTCTGCCTGCGCTTCGCGGACAGCTCGGCGGAGGTGGTGGTCCTGGGTCCGTTCGAGGCGCCCGCGGGGAAGGACATCGAGGGCTTTATCGAATCCCTCCGCGAGCGGATGGTGACCGCCCTCCGGGAGATACGGGCCCGCCGGCAGGGGAGGGAAGGAACGGCCGCCTGA